The Chroicocephalus ridibundus chromosome 20, bChrRid1.1, whole genome shotgun sequence genome has a window encoding:
- the KCNA3 gene encoding potassium voltage-gated channel subfamily A member 3: protein MDERRSLLYSPAASSTSRHPRGGSTSSHHNLGYTEQLPPAATQLVPDQEEEEGEEGEEGNMTVVGGGGDPLLEEPQHPHPLLGGDRYDHPTTPAAIPAGQPAGGGEHECCERVVINISGLRFETQLKTLAQFPETLLGDPRKRMRYFDPLRNEYFFDRNRPSFDAILYYYQSGGRIRRPVNVPIDIFSEEIRFYQLGEEAMEKFREDEGFIREEQRPLPDKEFQRQVWLLFEYPESSGPARGIAIVSVLVILISIVIFCLETLPEFRDDHDYEGTGGTFGTGGGPLPPDVFTNSSSSAASMVSSFTDPFFVVETLCIIWFSFELLVRFFACPSKATFSKNIMNIIDIVAIIPYFITLGTELAERQGNGQQAMSLAILRVIRLVRVFRIFKLSRHSKGLQILGQTLKASMRELGLLIFFLFIGVILFSSAVYFAEADDPSSGFSSIPDAFWWAVVTMTTVGYGDMHPITIGGKIVGSLCAIAGVLTIALPVPVIVSNFNYFYHRETEGEEQAQYMHVGSCQHLSSSEEMRKARSNSTLSKSEYMVIEEGGINHSAFKQAAFKTGNCTTTNNPNCVNIKKIFTDV from the coding sequence ATGGACGAGCGCCGGAGCTTGCTCTACTCTCCGgctgcctcctccaccagccGGCATCCGCGGGGTGGCTCGACCAGCAGCCACCACAACCTGGGCTACACCGAgcagctgccccccgccgccacccaGCTGGTCCCCGaccaagaggaggaagagggtgaagaaggggaggaaggcaaCATGACCGTGGTGGGGGGCGGCGGAGACCCTTTGCTGGAAGAACCACAGCATCCTCATCCTTTGCTCGGGGGGGACCGCTACGATCACCCCACGACTCCGGCCGCCATCCCTGCCGGCCAGCCCGCGGGCGGTGGGGAGCACGAGTGCTGCGAGCGGGTTGTGATCAACATCTCGGGGTTGCGGTTTGAGACCCAGCTGAAGACGCTGGCTCAGTTCCCCGAGACACTGCTGGGGGACCCACGCAAGAGGATGCGTTACTTTGACCCCCTCCGCAACGAGTATTTTTTCGACCGTAACCGTCCCAGCTTCGATGCCATCCTCTACTACTACCAGTCGGGTGGGCGCATTCGGCGACCCGTCAATGTCCCCATCGATATTTTCTCCGAGGAGATCCGCTTCTACCAGCTAGGGGAGGAGGCCATGGAGAAGTTTCGGGAGGATGAGGGTTTCATTCGGGAGGAGCAGCGGCCGCTTCCCGACAAGGAGTTTCAGCGCCAAGTGTGGCTCCTCTTCGAGTACCCTGAGAGCTCTGGGCCGGCCCGAGGCATTGCCATCGTCTCTGTGCTGGTCATCCTAATCTCTATTGTCATCTTCTGTCTGGAGACCCTGCCTGAATTCAGGGATGACCATGACTATGAGGGAACTGGGGGGACCTTTGGGACGGGTGGTGGCCCTCTCCCACCTGATGTCTTCACCAACTCCTCGTCCTCGGCTGCTTCCATGGTGTCATCCTTCACCGACCCTTTCTTTGTAGTGGAGACTTTGTGCATCATCTGGTTCTCCTTTGAGCTGCTGGTCCGCTTCTTTGCCTGCCCCAGCAAGGCCACCTTCTCCAAGAACATCATGAACATCATTGACATTGTGGCCATCATTCCCTACTTCATCACACTGGGCACCGAGCTGGCTGAGAGGCAAGGCAACGGCCAGCAAGCCATGTCCTTAGCCATCCTCAGAGTCATCCGACTGGTCAGGGTCTTCCGCATCTTCAAGCTCTCCCGGCACTCCAAGGGGCTGCAGATCCTGGGGCAGACCCTCAAGGCCAGCATGCGGGAGCTGGGCTtgctcatcttcttcctcttcattggCGTCATCCTCTTCTCCAGCGCCGTCTACTTTGCAGAAGCCGATGACCCCAGTTCAGGTTTCAGTAGCATCCCTGATGCCTTCTGGTGGGCTGTGGTGACCATGACCACAGTGGGCTACGGGGACATGCACCCCATCACCATTGGGGGCAAGATTGTGGGCTCCCTCTGTGCCATCGCGGGGGTGCTGACCATCGCTCTCCCCGTGCCTGTGATAGTCTCCAATTTCAACTATTTCTACCACCGGGAGACGGAAGGTGAGGAGCAAGCCCAATACATGCACGTCGGGAGCTGCCAGCACCTCTCGTCCAGCGAGGAGATGAGGAAGGCTCGCAGCAATTCCACCCTCAGCAAGTCCGAGTACATGGTGATCGAGGAAGGGGGAATCAACCACAGTGCATTCAAACAGGCTGCCTTTAAGACAGGCAACTGCACAACCACAAACAATCCCAACTGTGTGAACATCAAAAAGATCTTTACGGATGTTTAA